The Burkholderia cepacia ATCC 25416 genome includes a window with the following:
- a CDS encoding ISAs1 family transposase, with protein sequence MEETQALSIEDAFGELRDPRSRTPAHDLSEMLVVALCAILSGADSWVAIQIWGEEKLEWLRGYVPLRNGIPSHDTFGRVFAALNPRQFEACFTRWMSGAFPTLSGEVIAIDGKTVRGSHRNGERAIHLVSAFGSGLGVVLGQVRTADKSNEITAIPELLDALLLKGAIVTIDAMGCQQAIARQLVTSGADYVLAVKENQPTLLVEVRTTLEAIDRLASDDRWDCSSEYREVEKDHGRIETRRCLVSDVMNTWRAAALWPGMRSIAMVEATREIGETVSVERRYYVSSLPADATRIAHAVRSHWRIENSMHWVLDVAFGEDQCRVRVEHAAQNFAILRRITMNLLRKDTQTKAGLKIRRLKAATSDNYRAQLLGW encoded by the coding sequence ATGGAGGAAACGCAAGCCTTGAGCATCGAAGACGCGTTCGGCGAGTTACGCGATCCGCGCAGCCGAACGCCTGCGCACGACCTGTCAGAGATGCTGGTGGTGGCGCTGTGCGCGATTCTCTCGGGAGCGGATAGCTGGGTAGCCATTCAGATCTGGGGTGAAGAGAAACTGGAGTGGCTACGCGGCTACGTGCCGCTGCGCAACGGCATCCCGTCCCACGACACGTTTGGACGGGTGTTCGCGGCCCTGAACCCACGTCAGTTCGAGGCGTGCTTCACGCGCTGGATGAGCGGTGCGTTTCCAACCTTGTCCGGCGAGGTCATCGCGATCGACGGCAAGACGGTGCGTGGCTCGCATCGCAATGGGGAGCGTGCCATCCACCTTGTTTCGGCCTTTGGAAGCGGCCTGGGCGTTGTACTGGGGCAGGTGCGCACGGCCGACAAGAGTAACGAGATCACGGCGATTCCGGAACTGCTCGATGCACTACTGCTCAAGGGTGCAATCGTAACGATCGACGCCATGGGCTGCCAGCAGGCGATTGCTCGCCAACTCGTCACGAGCGGAGCCGACTACGTGCTGGCGGTCAAGGAAAACCAGCCGACGCTGCTGGTGGAAGTTCGCACCACGCTCGAAGCCATCGACCGTCTTGCATCCGATGACCGATGGGACTGTTCGAGTGAATATCGGGAGGTCGAGAAGGACCACGGCCGGATCGAAACACGTCGTTGCCTGGTCAGTGATGTGATGAACACATGGCGCGCGGCCGCGCTCTGGCCGGGCATGCGCTCGATCGCTATGGTCGAGGCCACGCGTGAGATCGGCGAGACGGTGTCGGTCGAGCGCCGATATTACGTGAGCAGCCTGCCCGCCGATGCAACGCGCATTGCACACGCCGTACGCTCGCACTGGCGGATCGAGAACTCGATGCACTGGGTGCTCGACGTGGCGTTCGGCGAAGATCAATGCAGGGTGCGGGTCGAACATGCGGCGCAGAACTTTGCAATTCTGCGCCGCATTACGATGAACCTGCTGCGCAAGGACACGCAAACCAAGGCGGGCCTCAAGATCCGCCGGCTCAAGGCCGCCACCAGCGACAACTATCGCGCTCAACTCCTTGGCTGGTAA